In Litorimonas taeanensis, one DNA window encodes the following:
- a CDS encoding SDR family NAD(P)-dependent oxidoreductase: MLQSERVALITGAGKGLGAAFAKSLALDGCKVMVNNRSHPNTPSSAQKIATELQEQNYVADFEDSPVHEEGAATTIISNTLKRFGRLDILILNAGISGPAMKVNDQGDPKLRQIMEINFFANTALIDAALPYLRESSAGRIVFIASSAGLYGVRGRAPYAASKAALIAYAKTLADELSRTNIRVNIIAPYAATNMTSAENAAVDEDLHPSHATAAATWFARPDCHANGQVWMAGAKYFARSATIEGIGGGCVNPTPDWFGEHINALSSVENGTEFSGAEAAFAHFYKKAKQNNHN, encoded by the coding sequence ATGTTACAAAGCGAAAGAGTTGCACTTATTACTGGCGCGGGAAAAGGCCTAGGTGCGGCCTTCGCAAAGTCTCTTGCATTAGACGGGTGCAAGGTCATGGTGAATAATAGAAGTCACCCCAACACACCTAGCTCCGCCCAAAAAATAGCAACCGAATTACAAGAACAAAATTACGTCGCTGATTTTGAAGACAGTCCAGTCCATGAAGAAGGCGCGGCAACGACAATAATTTCCAATACATTAAAGCGCTTTGGCCGACTGGATATTTTGATTCTGAATGCCGGCATTTCTGGCCCCGCCATGAAAGTTAATGATCAGGGCGACCCTAAGCTGCGCCAAATCATGGAAATTAATTTCTTTGCCAATACCGCATTAATAGACGCCGCTTTGCCTTATCTACGCGAATCGTCAGCAGGACGTATTGTGTTTATTGCTTCATCTGCAGGACTCTATGGTGTCCGCGGCCGAGCACCTTACGCCGCTTCTAAGGCCGCCCTTATAGCTTACGCGAAAACACTCGCAGATGAATTAAGCCGAACTAATATACGTGTAAATATTATAGCGCCATATGCTGCGACGAATATGACATCTGCTGAAAATGCGGCCGTAGACGAAGATTTACACCCTAGCCATGCCACAGCCGCAGCAACATGGTTTGCTCGGCCAGACTGTCACGCCAATGGGCAAGTCTGGATGGCTGGGGCTAAATATTTCGCTCGAAGCGCCACGATAGAGGGTATTGGCGGAGGCTGCGTTAACCCAACACCAGACTGGTTTGGCGAGCATATCAACGCATTATCTTCTGTAGAGAATGGCACTGAATTCAGCGGAGCAGAAGCTGCCTTTGCGCATTTCTATAAAAAAGCAAAACAAAACAACCATAACTAA
- a CDS encoding SgcJ/EcaC family oxidoreductase codes for MDFRKIFIAAALSCTALTACSQADQATHQPSVTAETHQNMETDMQADPKIAVVEEMITAWNEKEWNKIADLFTEDGVLHSMMIDPVVGRETIRKRIVGLGEGLSEITLNIINIGRINDVVVIERVDEFTYKGHKGKVPVVGILEVEGDKVKVWREYYDRAELLAEMGLEHDFD; via the coding sequence ATGGACTTTCGCAAGATATTTATTGCCGCAGCACTCAGCTGCACCGCCCTAACGGCCTGTAGTCAGGCCGATCAGGCCACGCATCAACCAAGTGTAACTGCAGAAACACATCAAAATATGGAGACCGACATGCAAGCCGATCCAAAGATAGCTGTTGTGGAAGAAATGATAACCGCATGGAACGAAAAAGAGTGGAACAAGATTGCAGACCTTTTCACAGAAGACGGTGTTCTGCACTCTATGATGATTGACCCTGTTGTCGGCCGCGAAACCATTCGAAAGCGTATTGTTGGCTTAGGGGAAGGCCTTTCTGAAATTACACTTAACATCATCAACATTGGACGTATCAATGATGTTGTTGTCATCGAACGTGTGGATGAATTCACCTATAAAGGCCATAAGGGCAAGGTTCCTGTCGTCGGCATTTTAGAAGTTGAAGGCGATAAAGTTAAAGTCTGGCGTGAGTATTATGACCGCGCAGAGTTGCTCGCTGAAATGGGACTAGAACACGACTTTGATTAG
- a CDS encoding MFS transporter — translation MTNPATTHETLIAETDTSQPFPKAIVSWGIVAAFFIAYIFSFIDRMIIGLLVESIKEDLVLTDTQIGLLQGLAFAIFYTVAGIPIGRLIDRAPRMKIVALGIAVWSIMTAICAGVSNFWQFFVARMGVGVGEAVLSPAAYSVISDSFPKNKIGLPMGVYGLGSAIGAGLAFMLGAVVVAAVSNAGQTSLPILGEVKAWQIAFLVAGIPGLLVALMFLFLPEPKRRFTAAEAETKEPVPLSKVVDHMQENRVFFWSLFVGVGAVNLSVLGSISWLPAMLMRTFEMEMVHAGWFAGAMLIIGGLIGLIGGGALMDRIGGGTPAVRLKFCGWSALIGSIGALIFPITGSIPLLAVSFVLFFSAAAVAVGAAPSTIQQLAPNRMRATISAAYVFAVNAIGLGLGPTLTAWIGDTFFPFESGIRYAIVIVAVSGYLIGALLFYVAAKSLKTKKL, via the coding sequence ATGACTAACCCTGCTACAACACATGAAACATTAATAGCTGAAACCGATACAAGCCAGCCCTTCCCCAAGGCCATCGTGTCATGGGGCATCGTGGCGGCCTTCTTTATCGCTTATATCTTCTCTTTTATCGACCGCATGATTATCGGTCTTTTAGTAGAGTCTATCAAAGAAGACCTCGTCTTGACGGATACACAGATAGGCCTTTTACAAGGCCTCGCTTTTGCTATTTTCTACACTGTAGCGGGGATTCCTATTGGACGATTAATTGATCGCGCACCCCGTATGAAAATTGTGGCTTTAGGAATAGCTGTCTGGAGTATCATGACGGCAATTTGTGCCGGTGTGAGTAATTTTTGGCAATTCTTTGTGGCCCGAATGGGCGTTGGGGTTGGAGAAGCTGTTTTGTCTCCTGCCGCGTATTCAGTGATTTCCGATAGTTTTCCAAAAAACAAAATTGGTTTGCCTATGGGAGTTTATGGTCTTGGTTCGGCTATCGGTGCGGGACTGGCCTTTATGCTAGGCGCTGTGGTCGTTGCGGCCGTTTCGAATGCAGGTCAAACCTCTCTACCCATATTAGGCGAAGTAAAAGCCTGGCAGATTGCTTTTCTTGTGGCAGGCATACCTGGATTGCTAGTCGCCTTAATGTTTCTCTTTCTCCCTGAGCCTAAGCGTCGTTTCACGGCGGCCGAAGCCGAGACAAAGGAGCCTGTACCCTTATCTAAGGTCGTTGATCACATGCAGGAAAATCGTGTATTTTTCTGGTCACTCTTTGTGGGTGTTGGTGCTGTGAATCTTTCTGTTCTTGGGTCTATCTCATGGTTACCAGCCATGCTGATGCGGACATTTGAAATGGAAATGGTGCATGCTGGCTGGTTTGCGGGTGCCATGTTAATTATTGGCGGCCTCATCGGATTAATTGGCGGCGGCGCTTTAATGGACCGCATTGGCGGCGGCACGCCCGCTGTTAGACTCAAATTTTGTGGCTGGTCAGCCTTAATTGGATCCATCGGCGCTCTCATCTTTCCAATTACAGGCAGTATTCCCCTTTTAGCGGTCTCGTTTGTTCTGTTTTTCTCAGCCGCGGCTGTGGCCGTTGGCGCAGCGCCTTCGACTATTCAGCAATTAGCGCCTAACCGTATGCGAGCCACAATCTCAGCCGCATATGTCTTTGCCGTCAATGCAATTGGCCTCGGCTTAGGCCCGACATTAACCGCATGGATTGGCGATACATTCTTTCCTTTTGAGTCTGGCATTCGCTATGCCATCGTCATTGTGGCCGTAAGCGGGTATCTTATTGGCGCCCTATTATTTTATGTCGCGGCCAAGAGCTTAAAAACTAAAAAACTATAG
- a CDS encoding carotenoid oxygenase family protein: MEIERLKKIKSNLQPSNHPYLSGAWTPQHEEVNATDLEVIAGEIPKDIDGIYLRNTENQVHQPLGRHHPFDGDGMIHQISFSKGTASYRNRFVRTRGFELEQTLGSAQWGGLMDGPGTSKRPGFGAHGGLKDTASTDVVVHRGKAIATFYQCGEGYILDPETLEFEGVAPWVPLDGISAHPKVDEATDELLFFNYSKSVPYMHYGVVNKEGKLTNYVPIDLPGPRLPHDMAFSENWSILNDLPVFWDQELLKRNIHAVRSHEGLPSRFGLIPRHGGSEDVRWFEASPTYVLHWLNAYEEGDEVILDGYFQENPSPEPIKEAGKHGHLMAYVDLHSLQSKLHRWRFNLKDGTTTEERLDDRVVEFGMINQQYAGQKYRYVYSVQSKPGWFLFNGFVKHDLVTGESEEVHLEEGRYASEAPFAPRLNAQSEDDGYLVSFIIDENKGTSECILIDAKKFSEGPVCRIKIPHKMCSGTHSTWVDRSKL; encoded by the coding sequence ATGGAAATTGAGCGACTTAAAAAAATAAAATCGAATTTACAGCCGAGTAACCACCCTTATCTAAGCGGGGCATGGACACCGCAACATGAAGAGGTCAATGCAACAGACCTTGAAGTGATCGCTGGCGAGATTCCTAAAGACATTGATGGGATTTATCTGCGCAATACCGAAAACCAAGTTCATCAGCCCTTGGGCCGTCATCACCCTTTTGATGGCGATGGTATGATCCATCAGATAAGTTTCTCTAAAGGCACTGCAAGTTATCGAAATCGATTTGTTCGCACGCGGGGTTTTGAGCTTGAGCAGACCTTAGGGAGCGCGCAGTGGGGCGGTTTAATGGATGGCCCTGGCACATCAAAACGCCCCGGATTTGGTGCGCATGGCGGGTTGAAAGATACAGCAAGTACTGATGTGGTTGTGCATCGCGGGAAAGCCATCGCTACATTTTACCAATGCGGCGAGGGGTATATATTAGATCCAGAGACTTTAGAATTTGAGGGCGTAGCCCCATGGGTGCCATTAGATGGTATCTCGGCGCATCCCAAAGTCGATGAAGCGACGGATGAGCTGTTGTTTTTTAACTACAGTAAATCAGTGCCTTACATGCATTACGGCGTTGTGAATAAAGAGGGAAAGCTAACAAATTACGTTCCGATCGATCTACCAGGCCCTCGGCTACCTCATGATATGGCCTTTAGTGAAAACTGGTCTATACTTAATGACCTTCCTGTTTTTTGGGATCAAGAGCTTCTGAAGCGTAATATTCATGCCGTGAGATCGCATGAGGGTTTGCCCTCTCGTTTTGGTCTTATTCCTCGTCATGGCGGGTCAGAAGATGTGCGCTGGTTCGAGGCGAGCCCAACATATGTTCTTCATTGGTTGAATGCTTATGAAGAGGGAGATGAAGTTATTTTGGATGGGTATTTTCAGGAGAATCCGTCGCCAGAGCCGATCAAAGAAGCAGGAAAACACGGCCATCTCATGGCTTATGTTGACCTTCATAGTTTGCAATCTAAGCTACACCGTTGGCGCTTTAATTTAAAAGACGGAACGACAACCGAAGAACGATTAGACGACAGGGTAGTAGAGTTCGGTATGATAAATCAGCAATATGCAGGTCAAAAATATCGTTATGTTTATAGTGTCCAATCGAAGCCGGGATGGTTCCTATTCAATGGATTTGTGAAGCATGACCTCGTCACCGGAGAGAGCGAAGAAGTACATCTCGAAGAGGGTCGATATGCCTCCGAAGCGCCTTTCGCACCCAGACTTAATGCGCAATCAGAAGATGATGGCTATTTGGTCAGTTTTATAATTGATGAAAATAAGGGAACATCTGAATGTATTCTTATTGATGCTAAGAAGTTTTCAGAAGGCCCCGTGTGCAGAATTAAAATACCTCACAAAATGTGTAGCGGCACGCATTCAACATGGGTCGATAGGTCTAAGCTATAG
- a CDS encoding winged helix-turn-helix transcriptional regulator, giving the protein MEKDLIRSCSIWRALEVIGDYPILLILEVSWLGGKRFDGFRRRTGLLKASLSSRLKRLVEADIMVKRKYCDSPPRYEYIMTDKGQDLYWVALMLLRWERRWQEPGKITVELTHKPCGKIFEPVPACGSCNDEINPTQVEWKEGPGLGWMVPLYSRRRRSRDAEQRSISLMDQAAQIMGDRWSSLILRSIYTGINRFDDIRVDTAIATNILSERLNWLEEIGMIRQEQYNTNPPRYEYRLRSKGVDYYHALLMLMKWGDKYYVSPEGPPLLLTHLPCESDLNPQVICSECRKPIHISDVTYDISGNFDVPSTVTAAASE; this is encoded by the coding sequence ATGGAAAAAGATCTTATTCGTTCGTGCTCAATTTGGCGTGCGCTAGAAGTTATTGGCGATTACCCTATCCTGCTTATTCTCGAAGTGAGTTGGCTTGGCGGAAAGCGCTTTGACGGCTTTCGCCGGCGCACAGGGCTTTTAAAGGCCTCTCTATCCAGTCGCCTAAAACGACTGGTCGAGGCGGACATTATGGTGAAGCGCAAATATTGCGATAGCCCGCCGCGTTATGAGTACATTATGACGGATAAGGGTCAGGACCTTTATTGGGTCGCTTTGATGTTATTGCGGTGGGAACGACGCTGGCAAGAACCCGGGAAAATCACGGTAGAGCTTACTCATAAACCTTGTGGCAAAATTTTTGAGCCCGTTCCTGCCTGTGGAAGCTGTAATGACGAAATAAACCCAACTCAGGTCGAATGGAAAGAAGGGCCAGGTCTTGGATGGATGGTTCCGCTTTATAGTCGTCGCCGTAGGAGCCGAGACGCAGAACAACGCTCCATTTCACTAATGGACCAAGCCGCTCAAATCATGGGAGATAGATGGTCTAGTCTTATTTTACGCTCTATTTATACAGGCATTAATCGATTTGATGACATTCGTGTCGATACGGCCATCGCAACCAACATTTTATCAGAAAGATTAAATTGGTTGGAAGAAATTGGCATGATCCGACAAGAGCAATATAATACGAACCCACCCCGTTACGAATATAGATTACGATCAAAAGGCGTAGATTATTACCATGCTTTGCTGATGCTTATGAAATGGGGGGATAAATATTATGTCTCACCCGAGGGACCGCCGCTTCTGCTCACGCATCTTCCTTGTGAGTCAGATCTTAACCCACAAGTGATTTGCTCTGAATGCCGAAAGCCTATCCATATCAGCGATGTGACCTATGATATATCAGGAAATTTCGATGTTCCATCTACCGTGACCGCCGCTGCTTCAGAGTAA